The following are encoded together in the Triticum dicoccoides isolate Atlit2015 ecotype Zavitan chromosome 6B, WEW_v2.0, whole genome shotgun sequence genome:
- the LOC119323077 gene encoding uncharacterized protein LOC119323077: MAPSAAAAASSTEADGAQRMAKFLCSFGGSILPRPLDGRLRYVGGDTRIVMLPRDISYSDLAARMRELYDDADIIKYQQPDEDLDALVSVVNDDDVVNMMEEYDKLIAAGEGFTRLRVFLFSQHLDDEAASAAVHYHGDERETERRYVDALNSLGDMRSPSSPVSVEQLFGIGGNESGIPDIAGLRHLNVPRASHNQRYGEMDSPWSPAYISPGQYGVPDPRDFPISPSSARFQVGAEDFDERIPDDFVRQSPKYRHYEAQSPPHVDNLVWLPPGAVIQQNAGFPGNLGRSGNFLDGNSVYDSRSSFQKGQGSVSDPRYMDPRWRPVQQHFDQSSMASEYSAHPAIQRPDYGRPGEHYVVGQDVRLENGVYVKEQTGGHPPMFYNESHSHDRSWHVHPNQSHQRYEDPRLNLPANGRVMDPYADSNSANSAFAPSKVYEMHSTSHSRSSHESPHYYHGSGQGEHVSSGSYVQTSGFEESTGQHYSHTSTYGADTFYQMQQNLPPLQSMRRRASSPVHTGSSYESPHLPIPNGSINSNFVRNTGDVSPRIPGMPAYDRVPNPWPSPNGNIPYRIVGHDVPAVVENPSSLGSRSGPNTAQYVQPFFAPESVQQQPGAPLVEIFPERASAGPMLSPLDGKVSVAAVPLADHLSRLDINTTKKLEGADDERHTQNVTETKPSHAASDPSTLVHNVGVDLQRGKPTEHDGGAVALQQCGDISENRLNILPEFVASVKKAALEESEKPVEVQPDARPANSPVCDNGNDGKKFDENTDVDQDPDVHGSCDQHKSSGIETTPAEAEALSKGLQTIRNDDLEEIRELGSGTYGSVFHGKWRGCDVAIKRIKASCFDGRPSERERLIADFWKEAQILSSLHHPNVVSFYGVVRDGPDGSLATVTEFMVNGSLKQFLRKKDRTIDRRKRVILAMDAAFGMEYLHGKNIVHFDLKCENLLVNMRDPQRPICKIGDLGLSKVKQHTLVSGGVRGTLPWMAPELLSGKSDMVSEKIDVYSFGIVMWELLTGDDPYSDMRAAEIIGGIVNNSLRPQIPSWCDPEWKSLMEGSWAGEPAQRPSFTEISQRLRKMAAAMNVK; this comes from the exons ATGGCGCCATCCGCTGCCGCTGCAGCCAGCAGCACCGAGGCTGACGGGGCACAGCGCATGGCCAAGTTCCTCTGCAGTTTCGGAGGCAGCATCCTGCCCCGCCCCCTCGACGGCCGTCTCCGCTACGTCGGCGGCGACACCAGGATCGTCatgctgccccgcgacatatcctacTCCGACCTGGCGGCGCGGATGCGGGAGCTCTATGACGATGCCGATATCATCAAGTACCAGCAGCCTGATGAGGATCTTGATGCACTGGTCTCGGTTGTTAATGATGATGATGTGGTGAACATGATGGAGGAGTATGACAAGCTCATTGCTGCGGGAGAGGGGTTCACTAGGCTCAGGGTCTTCTTATTCTCGCAGCACCTGGATGATGAGGCTGCATCAGCAGCTGTGCATTACCATGGGGATGAGCGGGAGACGGAGAGGAGGTATGTCGACGCGCTTAACAGCCTTGGTGACATGAGATCACCTTCATCTCCTGTGTCAGTGGAGCAGCTTTTTGGTATCGGAGGCAATGAGTCAGGAATTCCCGATATTGCTGGCCTGCGGCATTTGAATGTTCCTCGTGCCTCACATAATCAGCGGTATGGGGAGATGGATTCTCCTTGGAGCCCTGCATATATCTCTCCGGGGCAGTATGGAGTGCCTGATCCAAGGGATTTTCCCATTTCACCATCATCTGCAAGGTTTCAAGTTGGAGCAGAGGACTTTGATGAGAGGATTCCTGATGATTTTGTGAGGCAATCGCCAAAATATCGGCATTATGAGGCTCAGTCACCGCCACATGTGGATAACTTGGTCTGGCTTCCACCTGGTGCTGTAATTCAGCAAAATGCTGGCTTCCCAGGGAATTTGGGCCGCTCCGGCAATTTCTTGGATGGAAACAGTGTATATGACTCCCGTTCGTCATTCCAGAAGGGTCAAGGTTCAGTGAGTGATCCTCGTTATATGGATCCCCGTTGGAGGCCAGTCCAACAACATTTTGATCAATCAAGCATGGCAAGTGAGTATTCTGCTCACCCTGCTATTCAGCGTCCAGATTATGGTCGTCCTGGTGAGCATTATGTTGTAGGCCAAGATGTTAGACTGGAAAATGGTGTTTATGTGAAAGAGCAAACGGGTGGTCACCCTCCCATGTTCTACAACGAATCACATTCTCATGATAGATCTTGGCATGTGCATCCCAACCAAAGCCATCAACGGTATGAGGATCCAAGGTTGAATCTGCCTGCTAATGGTAGAGTGATGGATCCGTATGCTGATAGCAACTCAGCTAATTCTGCATTTGCACCCAGCAAAGTATATGAAATGCATTCAACATCTCACAGCCGCTCAAGCCATGAAAGTCCCCACTATTATCATGGCAGTGGCCAGGGCGAGCATGTGAGTAGTGGCTCCTATGTCCAGACATCAGGTTTTGAAGAATCGACAGGCCAGCATTACAGCCATACTTCAACATATGGTgctgataccttttaccaaatgcaGCAGAACTTGCCGCCACTTCAATCCATGAGAAGGAGAGCAAGCAGCCCTGTTCACACAGGCTCATCATATGAATCACCGCACCTGCCGATCCCAAATGGGAGCATCAACTCCAACTTTGTCAGAAACACAGGTGATGTTAGTCCAAGGATTCCTGGTATGCCTGCATATGATCGAGTCCCAAACCCATGGCCTTCACCCAATGGCAACATACCATATAGAATCGTTGGACATGATGTTCCCGCTGTTGTTGAGAACCCTTCTTCCCTTGGTTCTCGGTCAGGTCCAAACACTGCTCAGTATGTTCAGCCTTTCTTTGCCCCAGAATCAGTCCAGCAGCAACCAGGAGCTCCATTGGTAGAAATTTTTCCTGAAAGAGCATCCGCTGGACCCATGCTATCACCGCTTGATGGTAAAGTATCTGTTGCTGCGGTACCCCTTGCTGATCATTTGTCCAGGTTGGACATTAACACAACAAAGAAATTGGAAGGAGCAGATGATGAAAGGCACACTCAAAATGTGACTGAAACAAAACCTTCACACGCTGCGAGTGACCCTAGCACCTTGGTTCACAATGTTGGAGTTGATCTCCAACGGGGCAAACCTACAGAACATGACGGTGGGGCTGTTGCATTGCAGCAGTGTGGGGATATATCGGAGAACAGATTAAATATCCTTCCAGAGTTTGTTGCCTCTGTTAAAAAGGCTGCACTGGAAGAGTCTGAGAAGCCAGTAGAGGTTCAGCCAGATGCTCGTCCTGCAAATTCACCTGTTTGTGATAACGGCAATGATGGGAAGAAGTTTGATGAG AATACTGATGTAGATCAGGATCCTGATGTGCATGGAAGCTGCGACCAGCACAAAAGTTCTGGGATCGAAACTACACCCGCTGAAGCTGAAGCTTTGTCTAAAGGATTACAG ACTATAAGAAATGATGATCTGGAGGAAATCAGAGAGCTTGGTTCGGGTACTTATGGGTCAGTCTTTCATGGTAAATGGAGGGGTTGTGATGTTGCCATCAAAAGAATAAAAGCTAGTTGCTTTGATGGAAGGCCATCTGAGAGAGAGCGCTTG ATAGCGGATTTCTGGAAAGAAGCTCAGATCCTGAGCTCGCTTCATCATCCAAATGTAGTTTCATTTTATGGTGTTGTTCGTGATGGCCCTGATGGAAGCTTAGCGACTGTTACCGAGTTTATGGTCAATGGGTCTCTCAAACAATTCCTGAGGAAGAAAGACAG GACAATTGATCGCCGCAAAAGGGTTATATTGGCTATGGATGCTGCATTTGGCATGGAATATTTGCATGGGAAGAATATTGTCCATTTCGATCTCAAGTGTGAGAACCTACTGGTAAACATGAGAGATCCACAACGACCGATCTGCAAG ATTGGTGATCTTGGGCTATCAAAGGTGAAGCAGCATACTTTGGTGTCTGGTGGTGTTAGAGGAACCTTACCATGGATGGCACCTGAGCTTCTGAGTGGGAAAAGTGATATGGTGTCCGAGAAG ATTGATGTCTACTCATTTGGTATTGTGATGTGGGAGCTACTTACCGGGGACGACCCTTATTCTGATATGCGTGCAGCTGAAATTATTG GGGGCATCGTGAACAATTCTCTTCGTCCTCAGATCCCTTCCTGGTGCGATCCTGAATGGAAATCATTGATGGAAGGTAGTTGGGCTGGTGAACCAGCTCAAAGGCCATCCTTCACTGAAATATCTCAAAGGTTGCGGAAAATGGCCGCGGCAATGAATGTTAAATAA
- the LOC119322045 gene encoding transcription factor MYB36-like, whose translation MGRAPCCDKATVKKGPWSPEEDAKLKAYIDENGTGGNWIALPQKIGLKRCGKSCRLRWLNYLRPNIKHGDFTEEEEHIICSLYISIGSRWSIIAAQLPGRTDNDIKNYWNTKLKKKLLGKRAPSRRLQRANQDAPMPYSYLAAGGGSASSSGNASGTTAALSSSALERIQLHMRLQGLYSAFGCGASNAPPQWPKLEPPTDAVAMTTVSHGHSLAAADVVEAEQQLNPSAGASYDMPVPGGFEERSASKLGFGSAAGEAAGVASTVEMSSASMVGGGFGYGHVDELYDFLYSKQLAAAGAFQGGVPPLPELQCPDGGAVVGADEKFSTWMASCDHYVPTTGGQQLQLQGGNSMNLQDFVLGYDQ comes from the exons ATGGGGAGGGCGCCGTGCTGCGACAAGGCGACGGTGAAGAAGGGCccctggtcgccggaggaggacgcCAAGCTCAAGGCCTACATCGACGAGAATGGCACCGGCGGCAACTGGATCGCCCTGCCGCAGAAGATCG GGCTGAAGAGGTGCGGCAAAAGCTGTAGGCTCAGATGGCTCAACTATCTGAGGCCAAACATCAAGCACGGCGACTTCACAGAGGAAGAGGAACACATCATTTGCAGCCTCTACATTAGCATCGGCAGCAG GTGGTCGATCATCGCGGCGCAGCTGCCGGGCAGAACGGACAACGACATCAAGAACTACTGGAACACCAAGCTCAAGAAGAAGCTCCTCGGCAAGCGCGCGCCGTCCCGCCGCCTGCAGCGCGCCAACCAAGACGCGCCGATGCCCTACTCCTacctggcggcgggcggcggcagcgcCAGCAGCAGCGGGAACGCTAGCGGCACCACCGCGGCACTCAGCTCGTCAGCGCTGGAGCGGATCCAGCTCCACATGCGCCTGCAGGGACTCTACAGCGCGTTTGGCTGCGGCGCCAGCAACGCGCCGCCGCAGTGGCCGAAGCTCGAGCCACCGACGGACGCGGTTGCCATGACGACTGTCAGTCACGGTCACTCCCTTGCTGCCGCGGACGTCGTGGAAGCCGAGCAACAGCTAAACCCTTCCGCTGGAGCGAGCTACGACATGCCGGTGCCGGGCGGTTTCGAGGAGCGATCCGCCTCCAAGCTAGGGTTTGGCTCTGCTGCCGGCGAGGCCGCTGGAGTGGCCAGtaccgtcgagatgagctcggcgtCAATGGTAGGCGGTGGCTTCGGCTACGGCCACGTCGACGAGCTGTACGACTTCCTCTACAGCAAGCAGCTTGCCGCGGCCGGAGCCTTTCAAGGCGGAGTTCCTCCCCTGCCGGAGCTGCAGTGCCCGGATGGCGGCGCCGTCGTTGGTGCCGACGAGAAGTTCTCCACGTGGATGGCGTCTTGCGATCACTATGTTCCTACGACCGGCGGCCAGCAGCTCCAGCTCCAAGGTGGAAACTCAATGAATCTGCAGGATTTCGTTTTAGGGTATGATCAATAA